The sequence TAAGCATAAGAATGTAAATGAAACTAACTGTGTCAGTACAACTGTTTATTCTGCGCATATTTAATAAGACTTGTCCTATTCGTTCAACATTactaataaaagaaaaaatgcttCCATTTGTGCAAAAACTACAAGTACGTACATTATGCGTTTAAGTTATGGGAATGCTACCGAAGTGTCAACAGTactaatgaaaaaataaaaacgctcctatatatatatatatgtgtgtgtaaaaACTGTGGCgagaaaaattaaagttattcgATGCTAAACCTAAACCTTTATTCAGGCACTGACTTAGCTACAGTGGTAGGAAACATTAGTGTATTCTGTTTGAGTGGATGTCTATTGTGTGGTATTAGGGCAAAGGACATGGGATTTGACCGGTGTGAGCCGCTTaaccatttaaattaaaatgtaggTCAGGGTAGAATCATTTGAAATATAATGATTAATAGCAGAAGATAATACATGAGGAAAGCCAGAATAAAGCAtgtaggcaccaaacctggggttgCAAGGTAGGCAGACCACCCCCTGGATATTTCTGCAGTGCATTATTACTAGAGTAGACttgttggaaaaaaaaactattaatgAAAACGGCACAACAagaataagttagatttgtttcacaggattgtgacgtctaactatccctgcctccagtgtttttataaaagtttgtcACTTATGAACAAAACCCTATTACCCTTATTTGACTGAACTTTTAGGTATAACTATAGGCACCGAActagggatagttagacacacaatcctgtgaaacaaatcaaacttattggttgtaatgtttactgattaatgcagtgtagaaaaacCCAAGGGGTCagcctgccaccccaggtttggtgtctatacatataacatataCCTTACCTCTAAATGATCATATGCATGAATGCTGTATGGCAGATTGCATGCAGCGGAACAGTTAGGTTCCTTCAGCTTAGTGACCGGTATAATATCAATGTAATCTTCAATCTATGGAAAAAcattgcataaaaataaaaatataaagacacAAAACCAATAGacctttatttatatacatatatattggaTTTCCAGTTTAAATAGgatcaaaaaaatttaaaaatgattctTTTATATCTCAAcattagtttaatattataaactttCGACAATCCACGGGTAATTTATTATCAATGCCACGATAATGTATCAATTGTCTTAAATAAACAGTAAGGAATAAAAGCACCTTctgataattttatattttacctcaATATCCTTGTTCTCAAGCGGTAAAACAGAACTAATGAACAAATCAAACTCTGGCAGTTTCTTTcctaaagttaaaataattggtTTAAACAACTGAACAATGGAAGTTTCTTTTCTGAATCAATAATGaacgattttaatttttttcctcAACTAATAAGAATTTGTAATCGAAATTCAATGCATTATCACTTAACCGAATTTTTTTTACCCTACACGAGATTTTTCagattataaaactacaacaCAAACCCCAACCAATACACAAAAGCCATACCAGCAGCTCTGCAATCTCTATCTGTCCTGTAGTGTCGACTTTCAAGGTCGGTATCTTTGTCTTCGTTTGTTTCAATCTCTTCCTgttcttttaataaatgttgcttgaatttctgaaaaattaataatcagttttaattatttcttgAATACGAAAGTAAAAtcaaagtattaaaaattaaaacaacgaaaagaaggaaataaaaactatactgattaaaatttgtaaattaagaACATAATATCGCTTTActtatctctttgaaaacaataacaaaggtCAAAGTAATGATACAAAGAAAcggaataaataaaatcatgtttATTAGATAAAGGTGAACTGTAAAGAAAGTTGAAATGTCTTGTACCTTAATAGATTGAAAAAAGAGATTTTATAAACCACAATAtcgtttatataaaaacaaaagagtttataataaaaactataaccaatataaactttatttttctggGTCATACActttaaagatatttatatGCTCATGTCTTTCTCACCTTAAGATAATCATGATCACGTTCCTGTCTCATGAAAGCAACAAGATCATGGGGCTGTTTCATCGCAAATGGGGATTCCAACTGAGAATATATTCAATTACTTAAATGgatattataacataattaattctattctatatgggtgaggtcctacagcgtgcCACACCaagggacctgggatttaagccagagttggcccattaccccaacattgtatatgcacattctattctatatgggtgaggtcctacagtgaagcatgacatgggacctggggtttagaccagagttggcccattaccccaacattgtatatgcacattctattctatatgggtgaggtcctacagtgaggcatgccatgggacctgggatttaggccagagttggcccattaccccaacattgtatacgcacattctattctatatgggtgaggtcctacagtgaggcacgccatgggacctgggatttaggccagagttggcccattaccccaacattgtatatgcacattctattccatatgggtgaggtcctacagtgaggcacgccatgggacttgggatttaggccctttaccccaacattgtatatgtacattctattcccGTGGTTCCCAACACGTGGGGCGCGACCCAAAGTTGGGTCgcctaataatttttttgggtcGTTTGGTTTTGTCAGTTTGTCATAGTtgcgtttaaattaaatgtaacttgcctttattttttagcctgcaggtgcttgAAAACTGTTTGGATATTTGCTTTTTAAGTAAAGTATACAAATGTTTGCAAAAAATGCTTTGTACGCGCGTAAAGCAACTCCAAAACTCACCGATAGCCAGCGAGCACAGCTATAGCTCATTAGTGATttgataaacatattattttctgAAAAAGTTAATGCTTTTGCAGTGCTGCTTGTTAGGAGTTAGTGGTTGGGAGTTAGGGGTTAAGAGTTAGGGCTGGATTAAGCAGGGCTTTATCTAACATAAAACACTGCGAAAACAGGATTATAACGTACTGTAACATACGTAATAtatcactattgtgacgtaacataccgctaatgtgacgtaataaagcgTTAACCTTACACAGGTCAGGCAAATTAcggtgacgaagcatgttttcgcgcatttttaaagttaattttagNNNNNNNNNNNNNNNNNNNNNNNNNNNNNNNNNNNNNNNNNNNNNNNNNNTGTTTGCTAAAAAATGCTTTGTACGCGCGTAAAGCAACTCCAAAACTCACCGATAGCCAGCGAGCACAGCTATAGCTCATTAGTGATttgataaacatattattttctgAAAAAGTTAATGCTTTTGCAGTGCTGCTTGTTAGGAGTTAGTGGTTGGGAGTTAGGGGTTAAGAGTTAGGGCTGGATTAAGCAGGGCTTTATCTAACATAAAACACTGCGAAAACAGGATTATAACGTACTGTAACATACGTAATAtatcactattgtgacgtaacataccgctaatgtgacgtaataaagcgTTAACCTTACACAGGTCAGGCAAATTAcggtgacgaagcatgttttcgcgcatttttaaagttaattttagaCACGAACACCcgattttttttgcaaaaataattaaacagtgggtatcagtaaGGTCTATAAGACATTTAGAAACCAAAATTGTCACTGACCACCAGCTAAAGAATTACCCGTTTGCAATGCAATCTTGTAtggcttttaaaattttacgacAATATGCTTGGGTCGCAAGATTTTACCgaagtgaatttatttttaaaatgggtCGCCTTAAAAACGAGTTGGGAACCactgttctattctatatgggtgaggtcctacagtgaggcatgccatgggtcctggggtttagaccagagttgacccataaccccaacattgtatacgcacattctattctatatgggtgaggtcctacagtgaggcatgccatgggacctgggatttaggccagagttggcccattaccccaacattgtatacgcacattctattctatatgggtgaggtcctacagtgaggcacgccatgggacttgggatttaagccagagttggcccattaccctaacattgtatatgctcattctattctatatgggtaaggtcctacaatgaggcatgccatgggacctgggatttagaccagagttggtgcattaccccaacattgtatatgcacattctattatctgggtgaggtcctacagtgaggcatgccatgggacttgagatttagaccagagttggcccattactccaacattgtatatgcacattctattccatatgggtgaggtcctacagtgaggcacgccatgggacctggggtttagaccagagttggcccattaccccaacattgtatatgcacattctattccatatgggtgaggtcctacagtgaggcacgccatgggacttgagatttaggccagagttggcacataaCCCTGACACTCCAGATGCCACAacctattagtaaccactgggttactTCAATATTTGTTACATGTCTTCCCAAGAACAcgtacacccacaatggtagcattgaacctggtattCTTAATCACAGGAGATATTTACTCAACCACTTAGATTCGGCACATAACTAAAATCTACTGCAGTAAAAGTAGTAACTGGGAAGCTTAAATACTAAGGGCAACCTGGTCATGCCCAACACCCGGATCATTGCTTAATATAACACCATGTTATTTAGATTGGAAcctgttgttgtatttttccaTCCTCAGTGACCATCCAATGTGTGCTCCCATCAACCTTCATCAAGTAAAGAACAAAcaggaaaattttaaacattttcctattttcaaaagaaactaaaacaaaGAGAATTATTATACAAAGAGTAGCTGTCGTATCATAAACTAACCATCCATGATACAGTTTATATGTCTGTtagaaagtaaaaataaaccaaattcggtgctagtgaagaatctcccccccccaccttatttgctaaccactaacccctataaccactaaccccctaaccatcaacacctaaccccctaaccaccaaccactaacactttTCCCCGAGCCTATTCTGTTATGTaccggaagattcttcactagtgcccaAATTTCCAAAATAACGTTTTGATAAAGATTTGTAACCAAAATTTCaaccaaaacaaaactttatatttatatattttgactCTTTTTCCCCGTTTTTCATTCCCTATACTTTCTACATACTGTATAGTTTATACTGTATGTTTGGTTTGGTATAACAGACAAGGAAATAGCGTTTGAACTCAAAGTAACGACATCAGCGTTCCGGCGTTGCTTCCGCATGGCTTATAATAAGAACCTACGTAGTCTATCATACGTAACAATGCATATACTGTGTTTGTACGCGTAGCTTTTCCGGTGCGTAATTCGCAACAGTTAATTACAAATGTGGTTTTagttaaaagttgtttgtttatctGACTGTTGTCTAAGTGTTGACAAACAGGTTTTATCGACGAATGGCAGACGcaaaattcttttattttgcttGTGCATACGTTTTCGTATAATGTAGAACGTAACGTAAAAGAACATACAGGACGAAAGccggaaaaaaattattccaCATAggcaacatatttataaaagtttactTATAACGACCATAATATAGTATAAACCTCGACGTAGTATCTATTCCTATTTACTACCGTATATCCTCTcattaaagttttacaaattcttAAACCTacgaaaaataaacaaggGCGTCATTCGGGGAATCACCTTtattatagaaataacatgttttacgATAGAAAcgctgttttataaaaaatgtttttttattaataaaacacttcTAAAATGCagccgaaaaaaaaaaaaaacaaagatgtTGTAAGAAAACACTTTCGGTCTTTTCATAAATATGCtgtgcaataaaaataaattaaaacagcaaagttTCTTTTCAAAACTTCATAGGTAAAAAGTTCTATGGTTTTGGATGCTAAAACTTTCCTTAAATTCCAGCAGGTAACATGTTTTATGATTTACAATCTCGTTGTAGATAATTGTTCATTTTGTTTAGAAGACCATGATCGCCACCATGCAACAGCATCAGCAATTGACACAAAACTAATATCATTCATAAACTTTTCATAAAATTCTCCTCGTTCTAAAGTTAAGATCACATcagctgtaaaaataaattaaattttaatgccattaataaataaatggcatTATTTTATCCCTACGGTCTGATTACAAAGATTGGCAAATTTACAAAGGCAAAGAGACGACAAgtagtaaaacaacagtttatagACAAAACAGAGTCTGTTCATATACTGACTCTGAGACAAAACATAAGAAGAAATATGAAAAGGTTTATAATAATGCAAAAAAGAACTTACAACAAAGGTTAGCAAAtacaattgtgacgtcaagACTTCTATAATCAGCAACAACCTGGTACAACATGTAgaatgcaaaatatttataaagctcatataagtaacattataacataactttttatttatctcctcGATAACAAAAACCATATTATGTAAGAAAGGGAATCAACAACACAATCGACAGTCgataaaacacgctatggataaaagaAATTGATTCACTTTATGCTTTACATTTCAAAACCCCTGTTTCTTAAAACtataattacaaataaattttaaataaaatataatttttaatgacCTAcctttttcaaaaactttaaaccaacACTGTCGATAAAACTCATTAAAGAACAATCGATAATAATACAAGATGGTTTCTCATCAGCTTTATCCATTTCAATCTCATCTGTGAGAttgataatatttatataatatacacagTATAACTATTACACTATATTCAGGATCTGGAAACACTTAACAGACAAATCatccacaaaattacatacatggtaacttgcaatcgggcacaaggtgtatgaaacagaacacctatgttataatgactgtcgttgccccgccatgtgaggataaataatttacatacgtggtaacttgtaagcgggcacgaggtgtatgaaactgaacacccgtgttataacgactgtcgctgccccaccatgcgaggataaaaacggttctattcatttattcaaacttaAACCTACTATCGTTTTCTTGGTTGTTACAACTTTGATCTCCAGCTTCATCAACTTCAAGAGCCTTGTTCTGTATTGaagtaacttttaattaaaaaagagaTTCTGCTATTTGTTGCTACCAGAGATAAGGGAATATAAAAGTAGATAGCTCTTctaaaaatcttatttttttaccttctGCTTAGCAATGACAACAAAACACATCTTGATGTAAGATCAGAGAAATACCCATATATAACAACTATTTACTAGCATTTTAAAAGGAAATACTCCTTTCAATTCAAAAACTGctaaattatataactttcaaaaaattatataaattataacaatattaaataCGATATTTACTGtttcacattttttctttttccctTCATTCTCTCGCTTTGGGATTTCTATTGCTGGATTCAAACCACTAGCGCCAACTAGTGAACAGAataatttatctttgtttGCGAAATATAAAGGCCCGTTGAATCTCACTATTTGTGGGGCTGTGCAGTTTGTATGctggaaaataaacaaagttttaacttGTTAAGTACACTCGATAATGAGCCAACTGTAGTTTAAATCAGAAGTTCCTGAGTGCTGTCAGACATCAACCATGTAGAATGGTAACTTGTTAAGAATCATCAGCAGATTCTTTGTTATATCCggtatttacattatatatatatataccattttatttgttcaagaattatccataaaaaaaaagaaattcacTTTATATTACTGCCAACTCTTTCTtcataaagtattttaaacattatacatTTCTGTCCTTAATCCTACTTTTATACCTATTTATTAAATCAACCAACAATAGAGATGACATATTCAAACATAACCATGTATTCTACCTTATGTGAAGAACACTTGGTGTAGATTTCACTATTTTGGTATTGAGACAAAACTTGTGATCCCACAAACTGTGTTCGGAACACCACACATAGTAGAGAGAATGAAACGCCAACCACTAAGCCATATACCTGTGTGTAAAGTAGCTTTGATTTGTTGTATTTCAAAGCAAAGCTGCTCATAAAGCAAAGTAACAATATTTGTTCTGCACGACTCATATcaagttaaaatatcaaaGCAAGTTGAAAGAAAGTTAGAAATGAAGCTGAATTGCAACAAGAACGTTATTCCTAAACGTTGTTCCCGAAGCccgataaatatattttactagaATGGCGTTCCAATAGTTGCGAGATACTTTAAATGCAGATTGTCTCTTGACTTTCGTCTCAAAATAATTAAGCATTGCGGGTGATTTTAGTTCACATATGCTCCACATTGTAACtcacaaaatataacatattaattcctgcatggtggggcaccgacagttgttataccacaggtattctgtttcatacacctcgtgcccacttaggagttaccacttaagtaactttgttggtgattgtttctgtatggctgataatttgcacaacccattagtgactactgggttggagcaattgtcgtaaagtgtcttgcccaagaacgcagacgcccacaatggtagcggcaTCGAGCCTTAAACCTATGACACCTCTTAGTTAGAAGCGGACCTGCTAATCAACCGTGTTTCTAATACTCACCACATCAAGGAAGATGGTTCCCAGACACGTCACCATCCAAACTGTTCCATCTAATTTACTTGTCCTCCAATGAGGTTTGAAATCGCGAGCTTTTCTCAACATTCCTTTGATCGCAACGGCTATGATGGCAGCCAGACATGCCTtggaaaatatacaaataatttacattgtgTCTTTACATGGCACTttcaactgtattttaactctATATGACTTATTGTAGGTTTAAGCTACATATTTATTCGACACTTTTTCTCAGATAGTTTTTACctgtaatgtgttttaacaactgtcgttttgttgcttaTTTCCTGCCTTctggtattttaattattaatctGTTTTCTTTAATgagacaaataaatattatagtatattatatgtaaAGTCATAAACAATAATACCACACCACACATAACTTATATAATTATTAGGTATTGGTAGCATTTATCTCTTAAACTTATTCCCATACTTACTGTAGGAATGGTTCTGAACAAAGGACCAATCACCAGCAGAACCAACAACATCATTATTGCTGATATTATTCCAACTAACTGGGTTTTACCTCCACTGTCAACCTGGGagaaacattatataataaaataacagccATTAGTTATGGATGAAACCTACACACAGCTTTGGGTGGCATGAGCCGCATAAGCCAATAGAGATACCTGCATATTAGATATCATATGTCCCTTTAAATATAACCAGTTtctaaaatgcaataaaacaaataattaattttaataataaaaccataAAGTCACATATGATGAATCATTTCTCACTTATCAGTTTATTCGTATAATGATACTTAAACagataatttttaatattattgcaaaacatgaaataattagtttaataacCATCATACCTGCACACAACTCCTAGACATTGATGGGAATGCAGGGAAACAGAAGAAGAAAGAAGAAACCAAGTTACTCGCTCCAAATGCAACTAATTCCTGTAAGTTGGAACATTAGGGATACTATGTTCAAAGCccgatgctgctactattgtggacATGTATTTTGGCTAAGACacaacagtaattgctccaactcagttaTTATTAATGGGTTGtgcaaattgtcagtcatacggAAACAatccccacaaagttacatacatggtaactcatgaAGTGTATAAACCAATGTTGACACCATGTGGGtctaaacaagttacattaattcagtCATTGGAATTATATAATGACAGCAAATCCACGCAGTTTCAATAAAAGAAAGGATACATAATCTCCATTCACTTACCTGGTTTGGTCGTATCTTATACCCAAAGttgtttgcaaatattttcGCGATTGAAACAGCGACAGAATACCCGACAATTGCGATTGGAATTGCGTGCCCGATTATTGTGGAAAACTTGTCAACAGGTGGCGGTGTCGGGACGGGTAATCCGCTCGGTATTTCCCCGATGATTTTAACGTTGTAACGATCCTCAAGATTTACTGCGTAAGATATCCCGGTGCCAAGAATCACCTGGACAACAGCGTAGTGTAAGCTAGAacttataaatttaatgtcagcaagtaatcacccacaaagttacatacatggcaactcgttagctggcacaaggtgtatgcaacagaacacccgtggtataacgactgtcgttgctccgccatgcgaggataaataagttacatacgtggtaactcgtaagcaagcacgaggttattgaaacagaacacccgtgttataacgactgccgttgccccgccatgcgaggataaataagttacatacgtggtaacttgtaagctggcacagggTGAATGGAACAGAAAACCTGTCATTTCCTGGCCATGCAAggaaaagttacatttattcattcaataaccTAACAAAACAGCGTAGATAGTTACAGTGAGGCATACAGACATACTAATCCTAACATCTcacattaaataattattattactgGAAGACCATGCAGTGATTTTGAGCTATAGTAACCTGTAACCAAAACAAACCTTAAATGTAATGAAACACATTATGCTTGATATTCATTATACATTAAAATCCaccaaaataaagtttggTATAACGGCATAACAATCCAAATGTGTCACATcacaaataaacattaaaaagattTGTTAACAAATtcttatattgtatatagggatgcacattacagaatttcgaatccatgagattcgaatccttttgtattcgaatctaattacgggattcggtattctgtttaatgacgtcattacacgtcatctcatatactatattaacaatttttaaaacttattaattttgaaaaaaaatatttttgtgtttgtgggactttcaagagtaaacgtttagtaacgtcttttcatagcctgctatacgtttcatgacgcaaaaactacccaatagtacaatttttgattattttacagctcatgttcCAACAAGGCGGGTAtaaaagagtcaataaactgacttatgtgggtaaaattattttttcctataaatataaaaagactcgaaattctagattcggaattctagattcgaaataaagtattctaggatatccaagaatacctaattatgctgtaatgtgcatccctagttgtatggcagatgaaatgccgttattataacaaaatgaAATGCCGCTGAGGGCccaatttttaacataatttatttatcgcTTCGgatacagtagcgaagattaggTTAATTAGTGCAACGAgaagaaggaaattagcaacagTGGTTATACACACGCTGCAGGTAAAACTGCTTAAATAAAGGTGTAAAAacagcgtggctgctaaacccacgTTCCAGTATAAGTTAAGTCATAttgagttgttttaattaaaataaataaagatgtaaataaaaaaatattgtccAAAAGCAAGAAATGCAGAATACTAATAATTAACTTACCACAATAATTTCTCCTGGTACGGGAATCCCCAGGGGAAGTTTCTTCTTAAACCTTTCGTTCACTTCTTTTACACTTAGCAGAAATATGATGCATATACATGAAATTACAACGGTTGATGCCGTTCGTGTTTTCCCAAAGTCATCCAAAGTTGTAAGAGCTATCACTACATCTCTGATCACCTGGGtggaaattgtttaaatctgtGGTTGAATAATTGTTACTTACTTATTCTCACATGGACAGTCATTGTAACAAAAatcttctgtttcatgcaccccatgcctgcttacaagtgatcatgtatgtaactccGTGGGTGATTGCTTTTTATGTATACCTGACAATGTAGATTTAGACAAAAAAAGCCCCACTGATATTTAAGTGAGACCTTAATGTAAAAGATATTACTATCCTTGGAATACACTACATTGCTTACAAACTATTAACTCACCCA comes from Ciona intestinalis unplaced genomic scaffold, KH HT001086.1, whole genome shotgun sequence and encodes:
- the LOC497242 gene encoding SLC26A5/6-like anion exchanger (The RefSeq protein has 5 substitutions compared to this genomic sequence), whose translation is MESDNLRRIVVDRPFLNDHDVIDVTSHDSEIMDTMKRKVKSHCKSKVDNPGKAAKTFFLNLFPLFAWLPKYDVKGWLLADVISGVTVGVMQIPQGMSYALLAGQHPIYGLYNAFFPVLLYSILGTSRHVSMGSFAITSLMLGSAVSTLVPDPQFTNSTTNSSMEQVAWEAVYDERIMLGTAGAFLTGIFLLGLSLLNLGSIVIYLSDPMISGFTCGAAAHVFVSQLKGLFGVKVGSYSGPLNIIWVIRDVVIALTTLDDFGKTRTASTVVISCICIIFLLSVKEVNERFKKKLPLGIPVPGEIIVVILGTGISYAVNLEDRYNVKIIGEIPSGLPVPTPPPVDKFSTIIGHAIPIAIVGYSVAVSIAKIFANNFGYKIRPNQELVAFGASNLVSSFFFCFPAFPSMSRSCVQVDSGGKTQLVGIISAIMMLLVLLVIGPLFRTIPTACLAAIIAVAIKGMLRKARDFKPHWRTSKLDGTVWMVTCLGTIFLDVVYGLVVGVSFSLLCVVFHTQFVGSQVLSQYQNSEIYTKCSSHKHTNCTAPQIVRFNGPLYFANKDKLFCSLVGASGLNPAIEIPKRENEGKKKKCETNKALEVDEAGDQSCNNQENDNEIEMDKADEKPSCIIIDCSLMSFIDSVGLKFLKKVVADYRSLDVTIVFANLCSDVILTLERGEFYEKFMNDISFVSIADAVAWWRSWSSKQNEQLSTTRL
- the LOC497242 gene encoding SLC26A5/6-like anion exchanger isoform X1 — encoded protein: MESDNLRRIVVDRPFLNDHDIIDVTSHDSEIMDTMKRKVKSHCKSKVDNPGKAAKTFFLNLFPLLAWLPKYDVKGWLLADVISGVTVGVMQIPQGMSYALLAGQHPIYGLYNAFFPVLLYSILGTSRHVSMGSFAITSLMLGSAVSTLVPDPQFTNSTTNSSMEQVAWEAVYDERIMLGTAGGFLTGIFLLGLSLLNLGSIVIYLSDPMISGFTCGAAAHVFVSQLKGLFGVKVGSYSGPLNIVWVIRDVVIALTTLDDFGKTRTASTVVISCICIIFLLSVKEVNERFKKKLPLGIPVPGEIIVVILGTGISYAVNLEDRYNVKIIGEIPSGLPVPTPPPVDKFSTIIGHAIPIAIVGYSVAVSIAKIFANNFGYKIRPNQELVAFGASNLVSSFFFCFPAFPSMSRSCVQVDSGGKTQLVGIISAIMMLLVLLVIGPLFRTIPTACLAAIIAVAIKGMLRKARDFKPHWRTSKLDGTVWMVTCLGTIFLDVVYGLVVGVSFSLLCVVFRTQFVGSQVLSQYQNSEIYTKCSSHKHTNCTAPQIVRFNGPLYFANKDKLFCSLVGASGLNPAIEIPKRENEGKKKKCETNKALEVDEAGDQSCNNQENDNEIEMDKADEKPSCIIIDCSLMSFIDSVGLKFLKKLM